DNA from Triticum aestivum cultivar Chinese Spring chromosome 7D, IWGSC CS RefSeq v2.1, whole genome shotgun sequence:
CAAATTAAAACTGACGGCTAAAATCATTTCTACAATTTTGCTATGCTCAAACAATTTCAACTCATTTCTTGTTCCCATCGTACTacacacaagtctacaagaagtaATGGTTTCCTTAATTTAACAACTCTACACTAATAAATATGCCTACAACCACCATTATGGTGTACAGTATTCAGTATTGTCAAATTAAAATGATAGGATCTCCCTGTTGCTGCATTAATATAAAACTTATTTACCAAATGAATTAGACTTTACCAACTTCTTGAAGACCAAAATCTGGACCCTAGACTTAGGGGCAATCAGCAGTTGCAGCCATTGAATTTGTGGTCCGCATACCAACTACATCTGCAAACCTGACAGGCCCTAACCAAGATCCCCTCTAGCCGCCTCAGTATTTAGGCCCCATTTTGGAAATGTGAAAACTGGCACAACTCTGTCCCGGTAGCGAACCATCATCCTGTGATTACAGTATTTTAAGACCGATTGGCACACAAGTTCCGTAAGCAAACGGGTGATGTTTGACCAGGCAATAGCGAACAATGTAATAGAAATCTTAATACCTTCAGACCTAGATCCAATACCAATCCGGTGGGGAATGCTCAGAGGAGTATTGGCGCGTAGGGCCAGCCGTCGGAGAGGAGAGAAGGCCGCAGAAGAATTATCGGCGCCGGTCGCCGGTCGCCCGCCCTGCGCGGAACGAGGGCGTCGTGCTGGGTTGGCGCGGTGGGCCAGCCGCCGAAGAGGAGAGAAGGAATTAGCTGCGGCCGCCGGCCGTCGGTCCTGTGCAGAACGAGTGCGTCGTGCTGGGCGAAGCCACCATCTCCTAACCCTAGTTATTGATGAGGAAAACTGAATCAGGATAGCTCCATGGGGAAAGGCACGGGATGGCTCATCTAGTCTTCCATAGGGATGCTGTCCCGAGGTACAGGAAGGTTACGGGGTTCTTTTTGCAATTCGTCCATCTTCTCATCTCACATCGTACACTCCTCATCCAACGGCACAGAATCAGGTTTCCATGCTTTCACTGAATATATGGTTTCCATCAGATATGTACTCAAATAGGATATACCCTTTGCCTGAGGTAGGGTTTGGCACCGTTTTCTCCATTGGATTTTTTCAGGGATTAGTTTTCTTACGGTAGGGAAGGGTTTCTTCGGGTTTTTACACTTTTATTCTACATTTCTTGGTTTTGTTTCATTTACATTTTCCttctccatttttctttttctaatttttaAAAACATGTAACAATTTTTTGACTAAATACATTAACACATTTTTAAAATGTGAGATTTTTCAGTTACATGAACTAATAGAAAATGGTAAATACTTTCTAAaattacaagaacattttcttgtgcttttcattgtttgcatttcAATCTCCTTTTACTATTTTCAGTTATTGGTttcatttttgaatttttgaattttCCTTAATGTTTCTTTCTTAGAAAAAtataatttcatttgaaaatacgtgaacattcttttatatatgatgaaCACCTTTTTAAGTAGATAAACCCTTTTTAATacatgatgaatttttttcaataCGTGCTGATCATTTACTGGATCCACAATGACATTTTAATATGCAATGATAAATTTTTTTATTACATGATCAGCATTTTTAAATACACAGTTACATTTTTTAATAGACACTTAGCATTTTCTAGATACACGGTGAATATTTCAATACACCATGAACACTTTTTATACACACGACACACGTTGGACAACTTTTGAATACATGATGACCATTTTTGGATTACACAATGTGTATTTTTTGAACAGTTTTGGATTTCACGGTGAATATTTTTCGAAATACATGATgtatatttttaaatacatgatgaatattttcGTTACATGATGCACAATTTTTAATACATGAtgtacattttttaaatacatgatgaacGTTTTGAATACACGATGAATTGTTTCGGTGCACTGTGGACAATTTTCTAGCTATACTTAGAAAATTTTGTAATACCCTGATGAATATATTTTAATACAAAATGACTATTTTACTAAGGTATGAAATAATTTtttcagatatatatatatatatatatatatatatatatatatatatatatatatatatatatgaatatgaAGAGAAAAACAAAAAGGTAAAAGAAACAGCAAGTTGTATGTCTTCTCTAGGGAACCATCGAATTGTGCGTAGGCTGCACAAAATACGTGCAATCAGATAGGATAATGGGCAAGCCCGTTGACCTGAACGTGGGTTAGCATCCTAGTTCGCACAAAGTGAGATATAGACGTTCCCAAAATTGTGCTTGGATCGCCATATCTGTAATAGTTTTTCTGGTAGGTTCTGGTCCACTGCATTCAAAAAAGATTACACATCACAGAAGATATAGATAAATAAATTGATCCAAGTGCATTGCTAATGGATACAATAATGTTTAATGAAACAAACCCAATAATGGAGTGGTTGAATGAGGATGAAGAGAATCCAATCATGGATGGAGCTGATGTTGCTCGTGTTATTATTGAGAAAATAAGGCGTCTCAACTCAAGCAGCAAAGCTTCCTATGTTGGTACAAAGGGtaatagaaagaaaagaaataggATGGTGATGAAGAGAATGAGTATGTAAACACTGAAAGTGAGGATGATGACGAAGAGAATGAAAATGTTTATAATGAGAGTGAGGATAATGATGGGGTGtgtgaggatgatgaagatgatccATTAATGCAAGATCAACAACATGCGAAATGCAAGTGTTAAAGGAGACACAAATTCAAGTGGAAAAGGAGACACCACCAAGCGATGGCAATTTGGAGACCCATAGATCTGGACGGCTAGTTAAGAAGACCAAGGACGTCAACAGCCTCTACCATGTtctttccgtgaaaagaaaataaTATAATTAACAAAATCTTCTTGTAAGTCTCTTCTGTTTGATGTTTATGATTCATGATGATAACTTAGAAAATTCTAGTTACTTGGATCTGCTAGTTCATAGGTTAATTAGAGCTTGTTATATATGTTCTAAGGGGTTGTTCTTTAACTAGCTTGTTGTACATTAGTTTATTGTTTAAGTAGTTGTTTGTTCTGCTACTCTATATGCATTAAGGCCTCATTTGGCTAAGTAAAAAGGAAAGTAACTAAGTTTCTAGTCCCATATCACAAGTCCATATACACCGTTGGACTAACATAAACAAGATAGGACCTCCTTTGCCCCCTCCTGTTGGTAAAATAGTATGGAGAAATCAAAAACTATATGCTTTCCCAAACTCAAAACTATATCTCTAGTAATCCAACATATGCAAACCCTTTCTCAAGCAATCTGATCTAACTCAAGCCCTTTCattttattttttgcatgtttCCTTTCTTTATGAAAGTTTGCTTTGATATTAATATGTCCAAAAAATTTAGTTTTAAACTAGATAAGAAATCTTGTAGTATAATATTGTTTTAAGTCGTAAACACATACTAGACACAATTCTAAGCATTGAAGTATATATATTGTTTTAAAACGAGGTGAGTTGGGAAACTCTAGTTTGCGCTTATGCACACTGCGTTCAATATTTATCTTTAAGTGATACCTAGTTGTTCCGATGCTAGTTGGAGCTTGGAGCTTCATGCTAGTTGGAACCTAGAAGCTTGGAGCTTTTTCAATGGAACAATACCTCCCTATGTCCATGCTTTAATGGTTTTCTTTTGGAGCCGTTGTTTCAATGTGATGCTTTGATGGTTGTCTGTTGGAGTTGTTGTTTCTGTGTGTAATCCTTTAAAGTCTATTGGTTGTACTGAAGTATGTAAAATTTGAACTGCCCGGTGATGGTTTGGAATTGAGGTTGGACTAATAAGGTTATGTTGGAGGCCATCATTAAGGTTGTACTGTCAAGTTTAGAACTAATGTGTGACGGTTATGTTGGACCGATGTAGTTTTTTAATCCCTAAAGCTAATTTGTTAAAGATTATATGATTAGTCCTGAGGTTTGTTGGGATGATATATTTATGCTCTATTTGATTTCGAATTTTGTTCAAATTTCAGCCAAATTTGGTCAAATTTCATTCAAAAACTCAGAACTTGTTTTTAGCAATTTTTCCAATATTTTGCTGAAATATTTGAAATGGCCAAAATTCAGCCATCTAGGCCAGGGGCGAAAAGAGAACGCAAACCGAAGATCAAAACTTTGATCTACTCTGAACATGCAGGTCTAGGGTTTGGAACCATGAAAGCTCCATATTATTTTTGTAATGTTAAAAATCTGGCGTCGGATTTTTAACCATGGCAAATATGACGTTTTTATGGAAAATTACATTGTTGGGAGCATGCAACTTCCTTCAACAAACATGGCAAATCTGGTCATCCTCAGGTTTTTGCCAACATAATTTATTATTAAAAAAAATCTGATTTCCCATGGTTATAAATCTAACAACTGATTTGTGGGAATCCTTTATTTTTATTTGAACTTATGTCCGTTGTAGAAAAATTTGCCAAAAAAATAGAAGTTATGAGAATCAAACATGGATTTACGAAAACTAGAGAAGACATCGCCCGTTGGTGCGGGAAGCGATTGCGATTTGAATGTATGAAAAATGAATAATTGAATTAATAATATATGAACttaaaactaaaaatacatattATAATTGAATTAATAATATACGAACTAAAACTAAAAATATGTATTATATACTATATTTGATTATTGTGTAATCAAAAAATATTTTGAATATAAGTGGCATAATATAATGGGAAAAAATCCCATGCATGTTGAGCAGACCTTCGATGAGGTGGCATGTGTGTTGAGGTGAGACGTGTGCATTGAATCAATTAATAATGGAAAACCTTTTCTGATGCATGTTGTGGTGGgcttttgatgaggtggcatgtgtgcatGTTAAGATAATTGAGGTAGTGgtgatgaactatttaggtatataAGACGCATGTAAGAAAAACTTgcgttatactccctccgtcttatcaaagaaatggatgtatcttttttttccttttgagaataaaaaatgaatgtatctagacatacTTAGTTTTACGTACATCCATTTTTCtccatttctctgacaagtattttcgaaaCTACCAATGAACTCGATCCGTAGGAGACTCGGGTCGAATTACACGTATGCTTGTATGCCGCAAGCAGTATTTCCAAGTTGGGGGAGGGTCGATCACGGGAGCGACTAACAGTCAGATTACTCCTTTTGAAAGTTTTGATCTCATGATAGATTACTCCTTTTGGATCAGAACAAAGTCGGGCCTTGGACAGAAGGCCACACACCAGGTTTTGACTGTCCTATACTATTGtactaaaataaaactaaaactaaataaaatgaaatgaaaactaaaataacaaaataatGACAGAAATTGCACATAATTTACAAATAAATTGTGTTTTTAATAATACTAGGCATATAGTAGTGTAGTTCTGCAAGATTTTTTTTATAAGGAGGAATAAACTAAGATCACTGGTATTGTCCTTCAAGaaggaaaaaatgaaataaaaaatctaacaaaatcaaAATATGAAGATTTCTAAGGAATAATGAATTAGTGACATTAGTATTACCttttaagaagaaataaaatgaagATAAAATAATATGGAAAAAAATTCCACACATTTTACAAATGAATTGCGAtcttttataatatgcaagaataaacgTATAATAGTGGAACTTTCACAAAAAAAAAAGGTTCCTAAGAGGGAATGACTTGGTTGCATCGGTATTTTCTCTTAAAGAAGaaggaaaatgaaataaaaacttaagccaaatcaaaataatgaagttttctaagggagaatgaattagtggcatagGTATTACCCTTTTAGAAGGCTagaaatgaaataaaaactaaaagAAAATCAAAATATAAAGTTTTCTAAGGGAGAATGAACTAGtcacattggtattaccctttaagaagaagaaAACCAGACACACTAAACAAATAATGAACGAAGTTGCACACAACACATATTGCAATTTTTTATGATATGCAAAAATAAGCTTATAATAGTGGAATTTCCACAAAAAGAAAGTTTCATAAGAAGGAATGAATTTGTGGAGTTATTACTACCATTAAAGCAGAAGCAAATacaataaaactaaataaaaatgtAGTGTTCTAAGggagaatgaattagtggcattggcattaccctttaagaagaaataaaatgaaacAAATAAAAACACATAATGACAACAATACATAGAAATTgcactttttataatatgcaagaataagcatataaggTTTATAAGGAAGAAAATGAAAACAAGGAATGGGTTAGTGGCATTGAATTATCCTTAAAGAATGGGTTAGTGGAATTTTGCGACGAAAAAAGTTTTTTAACAAGGAATGGGTTAGTGGCATTGAATTAtccttaaagaagaaagaaaatgaaataaaaaataaaacaaaatcaaACTATAAGTTTTATAAGGAAGAAAATGAAAACAAAGctaaaataaataatgaaaaactTGCAGACAATTTACAGATAAATTTTTATTGACACACATATTGTATAGTATTTGCGTGTATACATATATACAGAAAAAATGAAGTTGTCTAAAAATGAATGAATTATTGGTGTTTGTATTACCTCTTAAGAGAACatgatgaaaataaaaaaaatgaaaaaaattgcacacattttaaaaaaaatagtgTTTTTTATAATACGAAATAATAACCATATAATAGTGGAACAATATTGGTATTACCGTTAGAAAGGAAAATGAAAACAAATAATGAATTTATCTAGGGAAGAATAAAACCCTTtaagtagaaagaaaataaaaatcaaaaactaTATAATGAAATTTTCTAGGGAAGattgaaaccctttaagaagaaagaaaataaaaaaataaaaacaaaacaatgaAGCTTTCtaaggtaaaatgattccctttaagaagaaacaaaagaaaaacaaaaaacaaaaacaaaataatgaagttttctatggaagaatgaaaccctttaagaagaaaggaaagaaatactgaaacaaaaacaaaataatgaagttttctatggaagaatgaaaccctttaagaaaaGAAAATACTAAAACAAACTAATGAAGTTTTCGATGTAAGAATAAaatcctttaagaagaaagaaaatataaaaacaaaaacaaaaacaaagtaatgaagttttctaggggaaaatgaaaccctttaagaagaaagaaaataaaaaaataactaGCACACAAGTATGCCCTGAATTTGCACTTTTGTAAATATGCAAAAAATAAGCATATACAGTGCAATTTTTGCTCTCTACCATAATTTACACACATGGTGTATCAAACTTGCATGTATACT
Protein-coding regions in this window:
- the LOC123170905 gene encoding uncharacterized protein → METIYSVKAWKPDSVPLDEEYEPSRAFPHGAILIQFSSSITRVRRWWLRPARRTRSAQDRRPAAAANSFSPLRRLAHRANPARRPRSAQGGRPATGADNSSAAFSPLRRLALRANTPLSIPHRIGIGSRSEVTMECHSKVSKAPPLAICDAQSDAESAIHTRPSPEIVLTTPHKKCVVHLSVLVGGPTDFCKLLGLIVLHWYVLGYWRRTSASY